In Neoarius graeffei isolate fNeoGra1 chromosome 9, fNeoGra1.pri, whole genome shotgun sequence, one genomic interval encodes:
- the si:ch211-184m13.4 gene encoding G-protein coupled receptor 183 produces the protein MATQSPSNESIPNQTCNVFTYKESSRIFFPIFYIIVLVISVLGNSLVLYITSQKKKKFNSTTLYLINLAISDTLFTLALPGRITYYIRGFDWPFGDLLCRLTAVIFYSNTYTGIAFMTCISADRYLAMVHPHRCLKLRSLKVVRGICILVWAIVFLETSPMFFRSMLKEWEGQQTCMEYSNLDESPNTPYLLLLACVIGFCVPLGLILSCYSQINSKLSKMAKENPMTGKSGKSSRAKNIILLILLSFMLCFCPYHINIMQFMVRRLLHKPSCEEKKAFKMSLQITVSMMNLNCCLDPVIYFFAIKTYKQRVMSLFKGYMPGSISSKGMPDNSTSNT, from the coding sequence ATGGCCACTCAATCTCCATCAAATGAAAGTATCCCCAATCAAACCTGCAATGTATTCACTTACAAGGAATCATCTCGCATTTTCTTTCCCATCTTCTACATCATTGTGCTTGTCATCAGCGTTTTAGGCAACAGCCTAGTCCTGTACATCactagccaaaagaagaagaagttcaACTCCACCACACTGTACCTGATCAACCTGGCAATCTCTGATACCCTTTTCACTCTTGCTCTTCCCGGTCGGATCACGTACTACATCCGTGGTTTTGACTGGCCCTTTGGAGATCTCCTCTGCAGGCTCACTGCTGTTATCTTTTATTCAAACACCTACACGGGGATTGCTTTCATGACCTGCATCAGTGCTGACCGCTACCTGGCCATGGTGCATCCACACAGATGTCTCAAACTGAGGAGCCTGAAGGTGGTGCGAGGCATCTGCATCCTAGTCTGGGCAATTGTTTTTCTGGAGACATCTCCTATGTTCTTCAGGAGCATGTTAAAGGAGTGGGAAGGTCAGCAAACATGCATGGAGTATTCCAACTTGGACGAATCTCCTAACACCCCATATTTGCTTTTGCTTGCATGTGTTATTGGGTTCTGTGTGCCTCTGGGACTTATCCTGAGTTGTTACAGCCAGATCAATTCCAAGCTTTCCAAGATGGCCAAGGAGAACCCTATGACTGGCAAGTCAGGAAAAAGCAGCAGGGCGAAAAACATAATATTGCTGATTTTGTTGAGCTTCATGCTGTGCTTCTGCCCCTACCACATCAATATCATGCAGTTCATGGTGCGCAGACTTCTCCATAAGCCTTCTTGTGAGGAAAAGAAGGCCTTCAAGATGTCTCTTCAGATCACTGTTTCCATGATGAACCTCAACTGCTGCCTGGATCCGGTCATCTACTTTTTTGCAATTAAGACGTACAAGCAGAGAGTAATGAGTCTTTTTAAAGGTTATATGCCTGGGTCAATTTCCTCAAAGGGTATGCCTGATAACAGCACCAGCAACACTTGA